Proteins found in one Seonamhaeicola sp. S2-3 genomic segment:
- a CDS encoding class I SAM-dependent DNA methyltransferase, with the protein MFEYLIKDYNSDAGGKYAEYYTPHAVSKIIANILVPEPVSNKTIYDPSAGSGTLLMNLAHAIGNDKCTVYSQDISQKSSNLLRLNLVLNNLVHSIENVIQGNTMTDPYHKKDGKLRQFDYIVSNPPFKLDFSDDVENLKKKENKDRFFAGVPNVPKKAKDKMAIYTLFLQHIMHSLNDTGKAAIVVPTGFITAQSGIDKKIRQKLVDNKMLAGVVSMPSNIFATTGTNVSIVFLDKENKEDVVLIDASKLGTTVKEGKNQKTLLSEAEENQIIETFTNKTEVEDFSVVVKYDDIKAKNYSLSAGQYFEVKIEYIDITAEEFNAKLKGFESNLEQLFAESDTLEKDIQENLKQLKYD; encoded by the coding sequence ATTTTTGAATACCTAATTAAAGACTACAACAGCGATGCTGGTGGTAAGTATGCCGAATACTACACGCCACACGCCGTATCTAAAATTATTGCCAATATCTTGGTGCCAGAACCCGTGAGCAACAAAACCATTTATGATCCAAGTGCTGGTTCGGGTACCTTGTTAATGAATTTGGCACACGCTATAGGCAACGATAAATGCACGGTGTACTCGCAAGACATCTCTCAAAAATCGTCTAACCTATTGCGTTTAAATTTGGTACTGAACAATTTGGTGCACAGTATAGAAAATGTGATACAAGGGAACACGATGACCGACCCATATCATAAAAAAGATGGTAAGCTGCGCCAGTTTGATTATATAGTTAGTAACCCACCATTTAAGCTCGATTTTAGTGACGATGTAGAAAATCTAAAGAAAAAGGAAAACAAAGACCGCTTTTTTGCAGGTGTGCCCAATGTGCCTAAAAAGGCGAAAGACAAAATGGCGATTTACACCTTGTTTTTACAACACATTATGCACAGCCTAAATGACACAGGAAAAGCCGCCATTGTAGTACCCACAGGTTTTATTACCGCACAAAGTGGTATCGATAAAAAAATACGCCAAAAACTGGTAGACAACAAAATGCTGGCAGGTGTGGTAAGTATGCCGTCTAACATATTTGCTACCACAGGTACCAACGTGTCTATTGTGTTTTTAGATAAGGAAAACAAGGAAGATGTGGTATTGATAGATGCCTCCAAATTAGGAACCACCGTAAAAGAAGGTAAAAACCAAAAAACGCTATTAAGCGAAGCCGAAGAAAACCAGATTATAGAAACCTTTACCAACAAGACCGAAGTAGAAGATTTCTCGGTAGTAGTTAAGTATGACGATATAAAAGCGAAAAACTACAGCCTAAGTGCAGGGCAGTATTTTGAAGTAAAAATTGAATATATAGATATTACTGCGGAAGAGTTTAATGCCAAATTAAAAGGTTTTGAAAGCAATTTAGAACAGTTGTTTGCGGAAAGTGATACGTTGGAAAAGGATATTCAAGAAAATTTGAAGCAGTTGAAATATGATTAA